The following are encoded together in the Ranitomeya imitator isolate aRanImi1 chromosome 4, aRanImi1.pri, whole genome shotgun sequence genome:
- the LOC138674314 gene encoding CD209 antigen-like protein D, whose translation MYRSSSVREDKMQNVYGTSSGNRVKTVCGISDDDADDYENVIDNRKGLAVPERLKKGNKTTGKKDLQLKYMDQAPNSFDRSRNTTHGLGTSPPFQPPRIGLDFSSAAVNAAFRDQETGKQPQESKRVCRWKKMVLIFYLLLTFLFFILLTSIIFIYYSNISNQLAELKKNASWVQDSIKNERETLKENLMSINKTLVSPVQDSINKEKETWKENLMKMNQTLVNELELLKSDIKTIKKVLGLCTSCPAGWSRLGSSCYSFSTSHQTWQNSQKECSKMDSSLLILKSNMELDALRPLTGNKRFWIGLKKGHGNTWLWVDGTMVAYTNWNIGEPNNAAQREHCTEMIAGGWNDLDCDKTIDYICQKTTTC comes from the exons TATGTGGAATATCTGATGACGACGCCGATGACTATGAGAATGTGATTGACAACAGGAAGGGGCTTGCTGTACCAGAACGCTTAAAGAAGGGGAACAAAACCACAGGCAAAAAAGACCTGcaactaaaat ATATGGATCAGGCTCCAAACAGTTTTGATAGATCAAGAAATACAACTCATG GACTAGGAACTTCTCCACCATTTCAGCCACCACGAATAG GTCTCGACTTCTCGTCCGCAGCGGTAAATGCAGCATTCAGAGATCAGGAGACAGGTAAGCAGCCGCAGGAATCT AAGCGAGTATGCCGTTGGAAGAAGATGGTTCTGATATTCTACCTGCTTCTCACGTTTCTCTTCTTCATTCTTCTGACAAGCATCATCTTCATCTATT ACTCCAATATCTCCAATCAACTGGCTGAGCTGAAGAAAAATG CATCCTGGGTCCAGGACTCAATCAAGAATGAAAGAGAAACTTTGAAGGAAAACTTGATGTCTATCAACAAGACGTTGG TATCGCCGGTCCAGGACTcaatcaataaagaaaaagaaacttGGAAAGAAAACTTGATGAAGATGAACCAAACATTGG TGAATGAATTAGAGCTCCTAAAGTCAGATATAAAAACCATTAAAAAAGTCTTGG GCCTCTGTACGTCCTGTCCGGCCGGCTGGTCCCGGCTTGGttcaagttgctattctttctctaCATCTCACCAGACTTGGCAGAATTCCCAGAAAGAATGCAGTAAAATGGATTCCTCCCTCCTCATCTTGAAAAGCAATATGGAACTG GATGCGCTTCGTCCATTAACTGGCAATAAGAGATTTTGGATCGGTCTCAAGAAGGGCCATGGAAACACTTGGCTTTGGGTTGATGGAACGATGGTCGCATACAC TAACTGGAATATAGGCGAACCCAATAATGCCGCACAACGTGAGCACTGCACTGAGATGATAGCAGGAGGATGGAACGACTTGGATTGCGACAAAACAATAGATTACATCTGCCAAAAAACAACAACCTGCTGA